From Portunus trituberculatus isolate SZX2019 chromosome 50, ASM1759143v1, whole genome shotgun sequence, the proteins below share one genomic window:
- the LOC123499614 gene encoding NAD(P)H-hydrate epimerase-like isoform X2 — translation MFALHKPSIYVGGARLATRVKKVLTHTTHTTRSLPFLHNHIHQPSQHRVSRTMATVRYLNQQDAINIDLELFSDYQFNVNQLMELAGLSCAHAIAETYSPDQRKAVLVCCGPGNNGGDGLVCSRHLKIMGFSPVILYPKSNDKPLFNNLVKQCHMNDIPFVEAMPDLSTLDKEYSLVVDALFGFSFKPPVRPLFAPILETLSQTTVPVISIDIPSGWHVEDGPPTDVPSLAPDMLVSLTAPKLCAKHFKGRYHVLGGRFVPHKLSEKYQLQLPSYPGTSQTVLLTSSSQQ, via the exons ATGTTTGCCCTTCATAAGCCGAGCATTTATGTTGGAGGGGCAAGGCTTGCCACCAGGGTCAAGAAAGTGCTGacccacactacacacacaacacgctcTCTACCTTTTCTCCACAACCATAT CCACCAGCCATCTCAACATCGTGTGTCCCGAACAATGGCAACGGTGCGGTACCTGAACCAGCAGGATGCCATCAATATTGATTTAGAACTGTTCAGTGATTATCAGTTCAATGTGAACCAACTGATGGAGCTGGCAGGACTAAGCTGTGCACATGCCATTGCTGAG ACATACAGCCCAGACCAGAGGAAAGCTGTACTGGTGTGCTGCGGTCCTGGAAATAATGGTGGAGATGGCCTTGTGTGCTCCAGACACCTGAAAATCATGGGTTTTTCACCAGTCATCCTGTACCCCAAGTCAAATGACAAACCACTCTTCAACAACCTAGTGAAGCAGTGCCACATGAATGATATACCCTTTGTTGAGGCAATGCCAGATCTTTCTACTCTTGACAA AGAATATAGCTTGGTTGTGGATGCCCTCTTTGGCTTCAGCTTCAAACCTCCTGTACGGCCACTCTTTGCACCCATCCTGGAAACTCTTTCTCAA ACCACAGTGCCAGTCATTAGTATTGACATACCGTCGGGTTGGCATGTGGAGGACGGCCCACCCACTGATGTTCCATCCTTAGCACCAGACATGTTGGTCTCCCTCACTGCTCCCAAGCTGTGTGCTAAACATTTTAAGG GTCGCTATCATGTGTTAGGAGGACGTTTTGTGCCCCACAAATTGAGTGAAAAGTATCAGCTGCAGTTGCCATCTTATCCAGGCACCAGCCAGACAGTGCTGCTGACATCCAGTTCTCAGCAGTGA
- the LOC123499614 gene encoding NAD(P)H-hydrate epimerase-like isoform X1, whose product MFALHKPSIYVGGARLATRVKKVLTHTTHTTRSLPFLHNHISHQPSQHRVSRTMATVRYLNQQDAINIDLELFSDYQFNVNQLMELAGLSCAHAIAETYSPDQRKAVLVCCGPGNNGGDGLVCSRHLKIMGFSPVILYPKSNDKPLFNNLVKQCHMNDIPFVEAMPDLSTLDKEYSLVVDALFGFSFKPPVRPLFAPILETLSQTTVPVISIDIPSGWHVEDGPPTDVPSLAPDMLVSLTAPKLCAKHFKGRYHVLGGRFVPHKLSEKYQLQLPSYPGTSQTVLLTSSSQQ is encoded by the exons ATGTTTGCCCTTCATAAGCCGAGCATTTATGTTGGAGGGGCAAGGCTTGCCACCAGGGTCAAGAAAGTGCTGacccacactacacacacaacacgctcTCTACCTTTTCTCCACAACCATAT CAGCCACCAGCCATCTCAACATCGTGTGTCCCGAACAATGGCAACGGTGCGGTACCTGAACCAGCAGGATGCCATCAATATTGATTTAGAACTGTTCAGTGATTATCAGTTCAATGTGAACCAACTGATGGAGCTGGCAGGACTAAGCTGTGCACATGCCATTGCTGAG ACATACAGCCCAGACCAGAGGAAAGCTGTACTGGTGTGCTGCGGTCCTGGAAATAATGGTGGAGATGGCCTTGTGTGCTCCAGACACCTGAAAATCATGGGTTTTTCACCAGTCATCCTGTACCCCAAGTCAAATGACAAACCACTCTTCAACAACCTAGTGAAGCAGTGCCACATGAATGATATACCCTTTGTTGAGGCAATGCCAGATCTTTCTACTCTTGACAA AGAATATAGCTTGGTTGTGGATGCCCTCTTTGGCTTCAGCTTCAAACCTCCTGTACGGCCACTCTTTGCACCCATCCTGGAAACTCTTTCTCAA ACCACAGTGCCAGTCATTAGTATTGACATACCGTCGGGTTGGCATGTGGAGGACGGCCCACCCACTGATGTTCCATCCTTAGCACCAGACATGTTGGTCTCCCTCACTGCTCCCAAGCTGTGTGCTAAACATTTTAAGG GTCGCTATCATGTGTTAGGAGGACGTTTTGTGCCCCACAAATTGAGTGAAAAGTATCAGCTGCAGTTGCCATCTTATCCAGGCACCAGCCAGACAGTGCTGCTGACATCCAGTTCTCAGCAGTGA
- the LOC123499614 gene encoding NAD(P)H-hydrate epimerase-like isoform X3 — protein sequence MATVRYLNQQDAINIDLELFSDYQFNVNQLMELAGLSCAHAIAETYSPDQRKAVLVCCGPGNNGGDGLVCSRHLKIMGFSPVILYPKSNDKPLFNNLVKQCHMNDIPFVEAMPDLSTLDKEYSLVVDALFGFSFKPPVRPLFAPILETLSQTTVPVISIDIPSGWHVEDGPPTDVPSLAPDMLVSLTAPKLCAKHFKGRYHVLGGRFVPHKLSEKYQLQLPSYPGTSQTVLLTSSSQQ from the exons ATGGCAACGGTGCGGTACCTGAACCAGCAGGATGCCATCAATATTGATTTAGAACTGTTCAGTGATTATCAGTTCAATGTGAACCAACTGATGGAGCTGGCAGGACTAAGCTGTGCACATGCCATTGCTGAG ACATACAGCCCAGACCAGAGGAAAGCTGTACTGGTGTGCTGCGGTCCTGGAAATAATGGTGGAGATGGCCTTGTGTGCTCCAGACACCTGAAAATCATGGGTTTTTCACCAGTCATCCTGTACCCCAAGTCAAATGACAAACCACTCTTCAACAACCTAGTGAAGCAGTGCCACATGAATGATATACCCTTTGTTGAGGCAATGCCAGATCTTTCTACTCTTGACAA AGAATATAGCTTGGTTGTGGATGCCCTCTTTGGCTTCAGCTTCAAACCTCCTGTACGGCCACTCTTTGCACCCATCCTGGAAACTCTTTCTCAA ACCACAGTGCCAGTCATTAGTATTGACATACCGTCGGGTTGGCATGTGGAGGACGGCCCACCCACTGATGTTCCATCCTTAGCACCAGACATGTTGGTCTCCCTCACTGCTCCCAAGCTGTGTGCTAAACATTTTAAGG GTCGCTATCATGTGTTAGGAGGACGTTTTGTGCCCCACAAATTGAGTGAAAAGTATCAGCTGCAGTTGCCATCTTATCCAGGCACCAGCCAGACAGTGCTGCTGACATCCAGTTCTCAGCAGTGA